In Fusobacterium periodonticum ATCC 33693, the following are encoded in one genomic region:
- a CDS encoding restriction endonuclease subunit S, whose amino-acid sequence MAKNKNVEISLEEKLRQALVPVDEQPYTIPSNWVWVGLKYISKKIFAGGDKPENFSKMKTDKNIFPIFSNGIDKDGLYGYTDEAKVLEKALTISARGTIGFTKIREANFTPIIRLIVIILKDRILYEFLDYYFKYNSLEGVGSSIPQLTVPIVNEKIIPLSPLEEQKRIVEKLDFLFEKTKKAKEIIEEIKIDIENRKISILDRAFKGTLTSKWRNENKTSDVKELLKSINEEKIKKWEKDCLQAEKDGNKKPKKPIIKEVKDMIVPVDKQPYKLPDSWVWVRLGEISKLSGGSGFPEKYQGFLDKNIPFYKVGSLKNIDDNFYIENSENYIDDDILTEIKAKLFPANTIIFAKIGEAIRLNRRAILKENSCIDNNLMALVSNSSCYFRYVYFWLKKEDLYKYAQATTVPSIRQSTLEELEFPLPPLEEQEEIVRALDEVLENENKVKELLEKSILHKAFKGELGTQNSSDEPALNLLKSIL is encoded by the coding sequence ATGGCTAAGAATAAGAATGTTGAAATTAGTTTGGAAGAAAAATTAAGACAAGCCCTTGTCCCAGTTGATGAACAACCATATACAATTCCTAGTAATTGGGTATGGGTAGGATTAAAGTACATTTCAAAAAAAATATTTGCAGGTGGAGATAAGCCAGAAAATTTCTCTAAAATGAAAACAGATAAAAATATATTTCCAATATTCTCAAATGGAATAGATAAAGATGGATTATATGGTTATACTGATGAAGCAAAAGTTTTAGAAAAAGCTTTAACAATATCAGCTCGTGGAACAATTGGATTTACAAAAATAAGGGAAGCAAATTTCACACCAATAATTAGATTAATAGTTATAATCTTAAAAGATAGAATACTATATGAGTTTCTAGATTACTACTTTAAATATAATTCTTTAGAAGGTGTTGGTAGCAGTATACCTCAATTGACTGTTCCAATAGTTAATGAAAAAATTATTCCTCTATCTCCATTGGAAGAGCAAAAAAGAATAGTAGAAAAATTAGATTTCTTATTTGAAAAAACTAAAAAGGCAAAAGAAATAATTGAAGAAATAAAAATTGATATTGAAAACAGAAAAATTTCTATTTTAGATAGAGCTTTTAAAGGAACATTGACATCTAAATGGAGAAATGAGAATAAGACATCAGATGTTAAAGAACTTTTAAAATCTATAAATGAAGAAAAAATTAAAAAGTGGGAAAAAGATTGTCTACAAGCTGAGAAAGATGGTAATAAAAAACCTAAAAAACCAATTATAAAAGAAGTTAAAGATATGATAGTTCCAGTTGATAAACAACCATATAAATTGCCTGATAGTTGGGTATGGGTGAGATTGGGAGAGATTTCAAAATTATCTGGTGGTAGTGGTTTTCCAGAAAAATATCAAGGATTTTTAGATAAAAATATTCCTTTTTACAAGGTAGGAAGTTTAAAAAATATTGACGACAATTTTTATATTGAAAATTCTGAAAATTATATAGATGATGATATACTTACTGAAATTAAAGCAAAACTATTTCCTGCAAATACAATTATATTTGCAAAGATAGGAGAAGCAATAAGATTAAATAGAAGAGCTATTTTAAAAGAAAATTCTTGTATAGATAATAATTTAATGGCATTAGTAAGTAATTCAAGTTGTTATTTTAGATATGTTTATTTTTGGTTAAAAAAGGAAGATTTATATAAATATGCACAAGCTACAACTGTTCCTTCAATAAGACAGTCAACTTTGGAGGAATTAGAATTTCCCCTACCCCCACTAGAAGAACAAGAAGAGATTGTTAGAGCACTAGATGAGGTTTTAGAGAATGAAAATAAAGTAAAAGAATTATTAGAAAAGTCTATCTTACATAAAGCTTTCAAAGGTGAGCTTGGAACTCAAAATAGTAGTGATGAGCCTGCACTTAATTTATTGAAAAGTATTTTATAA
- a CDS encoding TonB-dependent receptor family protein has translation MKKKFMLLALIVLGGMSAFAEESPVVELKQTVVTSDSFGTPVRETAKNMTVISAKEIKEKGAKTIADVLRGVPGVVVRQMDGTSPTIDLRGSGATAQFNTVILLDGVPVSGLAGFNLNTVPIEEIEKIEVLQGAGAVMYGDGAIGGVVNIITKAPTNKAVYGGVGLEVGSWRTIRENVYLGGKIGDKFLLNASYSGNTSKDYRDRSPQYENKKDKRDSLWLRGKYLLDNGSIAVNYNHSEDKDYYTGSLSKKQFDDNPRQIGSWSGYTYGINDIINAKYNQKINDKLDIFLTGGYYNNKDKFQNNSTSEYFIRPEVKVTYAKDSYVTLGLDYRDGKRKFKDDVLINGVTQKAPDDKRESFAGYVMNKTTYGNFQFTQGYRREKVKYEYSSKVYDPMTWQLKEIKPQSADYASNDSFEFGVNYLYSDTGNVFFNYTRALRTPTIQDAGAWYGPVKTQKNDIFEIGLRDAYKNTSISTSVFYINSKNEIYYDKTNPFSSNNQNFDGKVRRIGAQLSMVHYFDKLTLREKVSYIAPKVTSGVYKGHEFAGVSRWTANAGATYNITKGLTANIDGYYQSNAYAEDDFDNYFSKGNNYLTVDANLSYAFENGIELYTGVSNLFDKKYANAVTSTRSTWAPGPRKVYYPANGRSIYAGIKYTF, from the coding sequence ATGAAGAAAAAATTTATGTTATTGGCTTTAATTGTTTTAGGAGGGATGAGTGCTTTTGCAGAAGAAAGCCCTGTTGTAGAACTTAAACAAACAGTTGTAACTTCTGATAGTTTTGGAACACCTGTTCGTGAAACAGCAAAAAATATGACAGTTATTAGTGCAAAAGAAATAAAGGAAAAAGGTGCAAAAACTATTGCTGATGTACTTAGAGGGGTACCAGGAGTTGTTGTTAGACAAATGGATGGAACTTCTCCAACAATAGATTTAAGAGGTTCAGGAGCAACTGCACAATTTAATACTGTTATTTTATTAGATGGTGTTCCAGTAAGTGGACTTGCAGGCTTTAACTTAAATACTGTTCCAATTGAAGAAATTGAAAAAATAGAAGTTCTTCAAGGGGCAGGAGCAGTTATGTATGGAGATGGAGCTATTGGAGGAGTAGTAAATATTATCACAAAAGCACCAACTAATAAAGCTGTTTATGGTGGAGTAGGATTAGAAGTAGGATCTTGGAGAACTATAAGAGAAAATGTTTATCTTGGTGGAAAAATTGGAGATAAATTCTTATTAAATGCTTCATATTCAGGAAATACAAGCAAAGATTATAGAGATAGAAGCCCTCAATATGAAAATAAAAAAGATAAAAGAGATAGTCTTTGGTTAAGAGGAAAATACTTATTAGATAATGGAAGTATAGCAGTTAACTATAATCATAGCGAAGATAAAGATTATTACACAGGTTCTTTGAGTAAAAAACAATTTGATGATAACCCAAGACAAATAGGTTCTTGGAGTGGATATACTTATGGTATAAATGATATTATAAATGCAAAATACAATCAAAAAATAAATGATAAACTTGATATATTCTTAACAGGTGGATATTATAATAATAAAGATAAATTTCAAAATAATTCAACAAGTGAATATTTTATAAGACCAGAAGTAAAAGTAACTTATGCAAAAGATAGTTATGTTACATTGGGACTTGATTATAGAGATGGAAAAAGAAAATTTAAAGATGATGTTTTAATAAATGGTGTAACTCAAAAAGCACCTGATGATAAAAGAGAATCTTTTGCTGGTTATGTTATGAACAAAACAACTTATGGTAACTTTCAATTCACACAAGGATATCGTAGAGAAAAAGTAAAGTATGAATACAGTTCAAAAGTTTATGACCCTATGACTTGGCAATTAAAAGAAATAAAACCACAATCAGCTGATTATGCAAGTAATGACAGTTTTGAATTTGGAGTAAATTATTTATATTCTGATACAGGAAATGTTTTCTTTAATTATACAAGAGCTTTAAGAACTCCAACAATACAAGATGCTGGAGCTTGGTATGGCCCAGTTAAAACTCAAAAGAATGATATTTTTGAAATAGGATTAAGAGATGCATATAAGAATACTTCAATATCAACTTCTGTATTCTATATAAATTCAAAAAATGAAATTTACTATGATAAAACAAATCCATTTAGTTCTAATAACCAAAACTTTGATGGAAAAGTGAGAAGAATTGGAGCTCAATTATCAATGGTACATTATTTTGATAAATTAACATTGAGAGAAAAAGTTTCTTATATAGCACCAAAGGTAACAAGTGGAGTTTATAAAGGACATGAGTTTGCAGGAGTATCAAGATGGACAGCAAATGCAGGAGCAACTTATAATATTACAAAAGGTCTTACTGCAAATATAGACGGATACTATCAAAGTAATGCATATGCAGAAGATGATTTTGACAACTATTTCTCAAAAGGAAATAACTATTTAACAGTTGATGCAAATTTATCTTATGCTTTTGAAAATGGAATAGAACTTTATACAGGTGTTAGCAATTTATTTGATAAAAAATATGCAAATGCAGTAACTTCAACTAGAAGTACTTGGGCACCAGGACCAAGAAAGGTTTACTATCCAGCTAATGGAAGAAGTATATATGCAGGAATTAAATATACATTCTAA